The genomic segment AGATGTATGgtcaaaatgcacaaaaaccaaacacagcatatcatCTCAAACACTTCTTAGCAACTGTTGTGCACTGTAGTGAAGGGATGATGctctgggcttgttctgcagccacTGAACCTGAACACCTTGCAGTCTtcgagtggaccatgaactcctctggataccaaagttTTCTATGGCCCTTTCCCTCTAGTACTTAGCCCAACCTGACACCATCCCTCTTTAAAACCTCAAAGCCAAGACTGTGGAAAACAACAATGGCAGCAGTGGCAGCAGAGATGGTGTTTCATGAACACCATGGTCCAACACAGAGATGAAGACCTTTTTGTGCTTGTTGGCCAATGAAAAAATCCAGTGCGAGCTGGACAGCGCAACTCATAATGAGAAGTTTCTAGCAGTTGGCGAAGTTGTTGTTCTGCATGTCTTGCAAACAAATGACTTAACGATACTTACTAGCCGCCTTGCTAAGACGACTCCACCCACACTGAACGCGATGTCAGTTGCCCGCTATTGTAATGGGAACAATCAAAACTGAGGTGGTGTGGTGTCGGCTGAATTAAGGTAGGTCTAAGTGGACACTAGTGGGAAAGTGCCATTAGAGTCTAATGTGAGGCCATATCTGACAGACAACTGTTGCTAAAGAATTAAGGTGTTGACATActccaaagtccagacctcaacctgctATTGGTGTCATTAGACTGAGGGTTCTGTGTTTCCTGACCTTTCTGTCCTGCTCTCTCTGTTCAGGTGGGACTCCCTGAGGCAGTGGCGAAGCGCTGTGTCCACCAGGTGGCCATCGCCTTGGACTACCTGCACTGTAAGAAGCTGGTCCACAGGGACATCAAACCCGAGAACGTCCTCATTTTTGACACAGAGTGTAGAAAGGTCAAGCTGTCAGACTTTGGCATGACACGGCGTGCTGGCTCCCCTGTGAAGCGTGTGAGCGGCACGATCCCGTATACGGCGCCTGAGCTATGCGACACCTCTCGTCATGAGGGCTTCTGCGTCGACTACAGCACAGATGTGTGGGCATTTGGCGTGCTGCTGTTCTGCATGCTAACAGGAAACTTCCCCTGGGAGAAGGCCATGCCCAGCGACTCCTTCTACGAGGAGTTTGTCCGTTGGCAGCGACGTCGGACAGGAACGGTGCCGTCGCAGTGGCGCCGCTTCACCGATGAAGCCCTGCGGATGTTTCGCAGGCTCCTCTCCATCGAGCAAGAGCGCCGCTGCTCTGTCAAAGAAGTTTTCAGCTACTTCAACCAGTGCTGGATGTTGGACACGGAGAACGGGAATGTCAGCGGGACATTAGCAGGTGCCGCGCCTCACCTGGACATCAGCTCATCCTCGTCCGAAGAGGATGTGTTAGTGGACAGGCTGAAGCAGCAGAGCCTGTCACCTGCCTGTGTGGCGGCAAAGGGGGGGATAATGATGGACACCCACTACTCCTCCATGTCCACCAACAGCTCGCCATCCTCCACTGGCAGCTACGATCGAGTCAACAGGGACAACGAACGTGGACGCATCCTGGTGACCACACCCATCGAGATCTGTGTGTAGAGACGTCAAGATGACGCTTTCAGGCGACCTGCACACATGTGTGCGCTAACAAGGAAGATTTCTCCAAGTGtgaaaaaggggagaaaagtGAGGAAGCGTGAAGGGACGGTGCGATGCATCAGGAAGTGAATGTTTGTTGTAGCTTCACTGCAGATTTCCCCGTTTTCCAATGAAGAATTAATCTGAGGAAATAACCCGTGTGGAAAATCACACGCCGTGGTGTCTCATCTGTGGTTTATGATTCAGAACATGAACTCAatggaaagaagaaaagcagaaacaggaacaaatatgaacagaaacaacatAATCCACAAGCAAtatgttaaaaaagaagaaaatatctgCAGAAAACAACGTGATCGGCTTTGTGCATAAAAGCGACCGTGACTTGTGTGTTTGTCGTTGTGaaccattttcatgttttttttttttgtaaagtgtgttcttttttttttagttatttatttatgtcagaTTAATATATTCAGTAATTGTTTTATCAAAGATCTAAAACCTGTTTATTATCTTCtctaaaagaagtaaaaacaatTAGTTGGAATAAATTAGTTACGTAGAAA from the Melanotaenia boesemani isolate fMelBoe1 chromosome 2, fMelBoe1.pri, whole genome shotgun sequence genome contains:
- the unm_sa1261 gene encoding serine/threonine-protein kinase SBK1, with translation MNSSPHNSRAPIDILEELQLIAAQNLERLDINKYYEVVRELGKGTYGKVDLVIHKIRGTKMALKFLRKKTTKLKSFLREYSISLYLSPCPFIINMYGIAFETDEFYIFAQEYALAGDLFDIIPPQVGLPEAVAKRCVHQVAIALDYLHCKKLVHRDIKPENVLIFDTECRKVKLSDFGMTRRAGSPVKRVSGTIPYTAPELCDTSRHEGFCVDYSTDVWAFGVLLFCMLTGNFPWEKAMPSDSFYEEFVRWQRRRTGTVPSQWRRFTDEALRMFRRLLSIEQERRCSVKEVFSYFNQCWMLDTENGNVSGTLAGAAPHLDISSSSSEEDVLVDRLKQQSLSPACVAAKGGIMMDTHYSSMSTNSSPSSTGSYDRVNRDNERGRILVTTPIEICV